One Astyanax mexicanus isolate ESR-SI-001 chromosome 3, AstMex3_surface, whole genome shotgun sequence genomic region harbors:
- the cacng7a gene encoding calcium channel, voltage-dependent, gamma subunit 7a, whose amino-acid sequence MVTENDANMTGNALKMSSFSTRALTLLSSVFGACGLLLVGVAVSTDYWLLMEEGIVLQQNQTMEVKMALHSGLWRVCFVAGPEKGRCVASEYFTEPEIEITTENTANILKMVRTATPFPMVSLLFVFTAFVISNIGHIRPQRTILAFVSGIFFILSGLSLVVGLVLYISSINDEVMNRPREPEQFFHYHYGWSFAFAASSFLLKEGAGVMSVYLFMKRYAEEEMYRPHPALYRPRLSECSDYSGQYLHPESWPPPQRGRSVSEVSSDISIQLNQTPPLSGPKSSLPSNAPSSSGPSSAASYHLQPASSSSSSSYPHTLHSSHSGGPAPQSLPMATPPSAVPPPHYHTHMRMSASPC is encoded by the exons TAaag ATGAGCTCGTTCAGCACTCGGGCCCTGACGCTCCTCTCGTCCGTGTTCGGGGCGTGCGGTCTGCTCCTGGTGGGCGTTGCCGTGTCGACGGACTACTGGCTACTGATGGAGGAGGGAATCGTGCTGCAGCAGAACCAGACCATGGAGGTGAAGATGGCTCTGCACTCCGGCCTCTGGAGGGTCTGCTTCGTGGCTG ggcCAGAGAAGGGGAGATGTGTGGCGTCAGAATATTTCACTGAGCCAGAAATCGAGATCACGACAGAGAACACAGCGAATATACTGA AAATGGTGAGGACAGCGACCCCTTTCCCCATGGTCTCCCTCCTCTTCGTCTTCACGGCCTTCGTCATCAGCAACATCGGCCACATCCGGCCACAGCGCACCATCCTGGCCTTCGTCTCTGGAATATTCTTCATTCTGTCAG GTTTGAGCCTGGTGGTGGGTCTGGTGCTGTACATTTCCAGTATAAACGATGAGGTGATGAACAGGCCGAGGGAGCCGGAGCAGTTTTTCCACTACCACTACGGCTGGTCCTTCGCATTCGCTGCCAGCTCGTTCCTGCTCAAAGAG GGTGCTGGCGTTATGTCGGTCTACCTCTTCATGAAGCGCTATGCTGAAGAGGAGATGTACCGGCCCCATCCAGCTCTCTATCGCCCCCGTCTGTCTGAGTGCAGCGATTACAGCGGTCAGTACCTGCACCCTGAGTCTTGGCCTCCTCCTCAGCGCGGCCGCAGCGTATCGGAAGTGTCCAGCGACATCTCCATCCAGCTCAACCAGACGCCTCCACTGTCGGGGCCCAAAAGCAGCCTGCCGTCCAACGCTCCATCATCGTCGGGGCCGTCCTCCGCTGCCAGCTATCATCTGCAGCCTgcaagctcctcctcctcctcctcttaccCCCATACCCTGCACTCCTCACACTCCGGAGGCCCCGCCCCTCAGTCACTCCCCATGGCCACGCCCCCTTCGGCTGTGCCACCTcctcactaccacacacacatgaGGATGAGCGCCTCACCATGCTAG